One genomic segment of Pedobacter endophyticus includes these proteins:
- a CDS encoding sterol desaturase family protein — translation MNFTGSDISVVGLFSFVIVLTLVEMYFSYAHDRKLYTKKDTWTNIYLMTAAIVINLATKTGTFFLLAYCYQFRLFQISNVWLYWLVLILAQDFLYWFLHTVGHYVRFFWAMHVTHHSSEHFNLTTGFRSTVFEPLYRVFFYLPLAFMGFTAVDILFAYLVTQIYGNLVHTQYQINFPKWYEYVFVTPSHHRVHHASNVRYLDKNMGMVLILWDRWFGTFQAELPEDEIKYGLTTQPKDTGPVNIIFHEFIALTADVKKAPTFADKVKYIFNPPGWSHDGSTKIAKIMQQELLEAEELEKQRTDSKKVMDINDQRELSSAG, via the coding sequence CTTCAGCTATGCTCACGATAGAAAGTTATATACAAAAAAAGATACGTGGACGAACATTTACCTGATGACAGCGGCCATTGTAATTAACCTTGCGACAAAAACAGGCACCTTTTTCTTGTTGGCATATTGTTATCAATTCCGATTATTTCAAATCTCAAACGTTTGGTTGTACTGGCTGGTGCTTATTTTGGCGCAAGATTTCCTGTATTGGTTTTTGCATACCGTAGGTCATTATGTACGCTTTTTTTGGGCAATGCACGTAACGCACCATTCGTCTGAGCATTTTAACCTAACTACAGGCTTTCGTTCTACCGTTTTCGAGCCATTGTACCGCGTTTTCTTTTATTTGCCACTGGCATTTATGGGCTTCACCGCTGTTGATATCCTTTTCGCTTATTTGGTAACGCAAATTTATGGTAACCTGGTTCATACACAGTATCAGATCAACTTTCCGAAATGGTACGAATACGTTTTCGTAACGCCGTCGCACCACCGGGTTCACCACGCCAGTAATGTTCGTTATCTCGATAAAAACATGGGCATGGTGTTAATACTCTGGGATCGCTGGTTTGGCACCTTTCAGGCTGAGCTGCCCGAAGATGAAATTAAGTATGGCTTAACTACGCAACCAAAAGACACCGGTCCGGTAAATATCATTTTCCACGAGTTTATTGCTTTAACTGCCGATGTAAAGAAAGCACCGACGTTTGCAGATAAAGTAAAATATATTTTTAATCCACCGGGTTGGAGCCACGATGGAAGCACCAAGATTGCGAAAATAATGCAGCAGGAATTGCTCGAAGCCGAGGAATTGGAAAAACAGCGTACCGATAGCAAAAAGGTGATGGATATTAACGATCAACGGGAGTTAAGTTCGGCTGGGTAA